A genome region from Blautia coccoides includes the following:
- a CDS encoding response regulator, giving the protein MFKIIIADDEPVIIRGLKKMMNWERLNAEVIGEAANGEELLKKTEELKPDIIISDVAMPRKTGLDVIRQIRENGWKIKVIFLSGYQEFDYVKKAISYEAVDYLLKPVGQEELEQSILRAEKMLRTDSPMEYWEEEKDDMQTVFKKINSEYECRDLYSHFQEMGIETEGKRFVGVCFAISPELNRKVTDQNMRELLRFSIFKRIQDHLRENKCGFVIKREPNSSNVVLLMEKDCDEEWIKRKIGRIRECIYGEYKTWLITGVGKCVEQAADLKYAYKTAKFSCELYYFCREEVVWYQEISREFCSSFEDYNSCYKELLDQILNRREEWTKTLSRILDIIENLHYGNRYAAENRSIAMAMDLFRDLQEYHVLTDGVREEYDRFTAKIRTQSTFRDLKKLVCIYLEKLIRENVCSGADSERESITLVKNYIQEHYAEDISLGSMAKMVYMNPYYFSTFFKKETGQNFKNYLVEVRMRQAMRLLMASDMKTYELAEAVGYHDVRTFTDKFREVFGDSPSAYKKRRKI; this is encoded by the coding sequence ATGTTTAAAATTATTATTGCAGATGACGAGCCGGTAATTATCAGGGGGCTGAAAAAAATGATGAATTGGGAGCGGCTGAACGCGGAGGTGATCGGGGAGGCTGCCAACGGGGAGGAACTGCTGAAAAAGACGGAAGAGCTGAAACCGGATATTATTATTTCGGATGTTGCCATGCCCAGAAAGACAGGACTGGATGTTATCCGGCAGATTCGGGAGAATGGTTGGAAGATAAAGGTCATATTCCTGAGTGGATATCAGGAGTTTGACTATGTAAAGAAGGCGATCAGCTATGAGGCTGTGGACTATCTTCTGAAACCCGTGGGGCAGGAGGAACTGGAACAGTCTATTCTGAGGGCAGAGAAAATGCTGCGCACAGACAGTCCCATGGAATACTGGGAAGAAGAGAAGGATGACATGCAGACTGTTTTCAAGAAGATCAATTCAGAGTACGAGTGCAGAGATCTGTACAGCCATTTTCAGGAGATGGGGATTGAGACGGAGGGAAAACGGTTCGTTGGTGTGTGTTTTGCAATCTCCCCCGAATTGAATCGGAAAGTGACAGACCAGAATATGAGGGAGCTGCTGCGGTTCTCTATATTTAAGCGTATCCAGGATCATCTCCGGGAGAATAAATGCGGATTTGTGATCAAGCGGGAACCAAACAGCAGCAATGTGGTCCTCCTAATGGAGAAGGACTGTGATGAAGAATGGATTAAGCGGAAAATCGGACGAATCAGAGAGTGCATTTATGGAGAGTATAAAACATGGCTCATAACCGGTGTGGGAAAGTGTGTGGAGCAGGCCGCTGACCTGAAATATGCGTATAAAACCGCAAAATTTTCCTGTGAGCTGTACTATTTCTGCCGGGAGGAAGTGGTCTGGTATCAGGAGATATCCAGAGAATTCTGTTCCTCTTTTGAAGATTATAATTCATGCTATAAGGAACTGCTGGATCAGATCCTGAATAGGAGAGAGGAATGGACAAAAACTCTTTCCAGGATTTTAGATATTATTGAAAACCTGCATTACGGAAACAGATATGCAGCGGAGAACCGCAGTATTGCCATGGCTATGGATCTGTTCCGGGATTTGCAGGAATATCATGTGCTGACAGATGGCGTTAGGGAAGAGTATGACAGATTTACGGCAAAAATACGGACTCAGAGTACATTCCGTGATCTGAAAAAGCTGGTGTGCATTTATCTTGAAAAACTCATCAGAGAAAATGTATGCAGCGGTGCAGACAGTGAGCGTGAGTCCATCACTCTGGTAAAGAATTATATCCAGGAGCATTATGCGGAGGATATAAGTCTTGGGAGCATGGCCAAGATGGTATACATGAATCCGTATTATTTCAGTACATTTTTCAAAAAAGAGACAGGACAGAACTTTAAGAATTATCTGGTGGAGGTGCGCATGAGGCAGGCTATGAGACTGCTTATGGCCTCTGATATGAAGACATATGAGCTGGCAGAGGCCGTGGGGTATCATGATGTCCGTACATTTACGGATAAATTCAGGGAAGTCTTCGGAGACAGCCCCTCCGCATATAAAAAGCGCAGAAAAATATAA
- a CDS encoding cache domain-containing sensor histidine kinase, whose product MKRKENRQHYQSLFVKSVAALILIGIVPLLIMGISIYRSYMDSLRQTLLSNMYRSALYVGKNAADMFQEMEETTKYFYNYNITEYDYLYELMEDDTITQARREALMNDVLRDILYMNQHIDHVFFITPKGEQYSVMRPPEVMVKEEEMSQFHEENFLKGEKQMRLLPTHKTSYYSDVSDFTVTRNIMNTRTIQSADGQVLGTLYIDVSAEYFDSIINETDLEDGCRMYVIDRKKKVFVYSQEKENIGGSIGKLEDYLSDMEEDKQYIKADGNYFIYRLIPETDWIVTEEIPAFNLENSYQEIQTNILIIIGFSVVLLMIIYFFYSKMMNKPILTLKDAMEQIQDGNLDTRVTIKSNDEVGFLAKGLNQMTENLQNHIQQVYIAEIRQRDAEIEALKTQIQPHYLYNTLDVIRMTAITNDDNVTAEMIDSLSGQLKYLIGNARDMVTLQAEIDSIRNYFKIIRIRYDNRFELEINIEEKLLGLEVPQLIIQPVVENAVKYGLKPKDGTGVIAVNAKEEEGCLVITVMDNGVGMEPERLNAVQERLESPETVKHPRSKRASLGLKNVYDRIKLMFGDAYGLEISSFENIGTMVKYRLPIIDGTSPAKEDSGGENV is encoded by the coding sequence ATGAAAAGAAAGGAAAACAGACAGCACTATCAGAGCCTTTTTGTAAAATCCGTGGCTGCACTGATTTTAATCGGCATTGTTCCTCTATTGATCATGGGTATATCCATCTACAGATCTTATATGGACTCCCTGAGACAGACCCTTCTCTCCAATATGTACCGAAGTGCCCTCTATGTGGGGAAAAATGCGGCGGATATGTTTCAGGAGATGGAGGAGACTACAAAATATTTTTATAATTATAATATCACAGAGTATGATTACCTCTATGAGCTGATGGAGGATGATACTATTACCCAGGCCCGCAGGGAAGCTTTGATGAATGACGTACTGCGAGACATTTTATATATGAATCAGCATATTGACCATGTGTTTTTTATCACCCCCAAAGGGGAGCAGTATTCTGTCATGCGTCCGCCGGAGGTCATGGTGAAGGAGGAGGAGATGAGTCAGTTTCATGAGGAAAATTTCCTGAAAGGGGAGAAACAGATGCGCCTTCTGCCTACTCACAAAACCAGTTATTATTCGGATGTCAGCGATTTTACTGTGACCAGGAATATCATGAACACAAGAACCATACAGTCCGCGGACGGACAGGTGCTGGGAACGCTGTATATTGATGTGAGCGCAGAGTATTTTGACAGTATCATCAATGAGACGGATTTGGAGGATGGCTGCAGGATGTATGTCATAGACAGAAAAAAGAAGGTCTTTGTCTACAGCCAGGAAAAGGAAAATATCGGAGGCAGCATCGGTAAGCTGGAGGATTATCTGTCTGATATGGAGGAGGATAAGCAGTACATAAAAGCAGACGGGAACTATTTTATATATAGGCTGATCCCTGAGACGGACTGGATCGTGACCGAGGAGATTCCTGCGTTTAACCTGGAGAACAGCTATCAGGAAATACAGACGAATATTTTGATCATCATTGGATTCAGTGTGGTCCTGCTCATGATCATCTATTTCTTTTATTCAAAAATGATGAATAAGCCTATCCTCACATTAAAAGATGCTATGGAACAGATCCAGGACGGCAATCTGGACACAAGAGTGACAATAAAGTCCAATGACGAGGTAGGATTCCTTGCAAAAGGATTGAATCAAATGACGGAGAACCTGCAGAATCACATACAGCAGGTGTATATAGCGGAAATCCGGCAGCGGGATGCGGAGATAGAGGCTTTGAAGACGCAGATACAGCCTCATTATCTCTACAATACTCTGGATGTTATCCGAATGACTGCCATTACAAATGATGATAATGTGACGGCAGAGATGATAGACAGTCTGTCAGGTCAGCTCAAGTATCTGATAGGGAACGCCAGGGATATGGTTACTCTCCAGGCTGAGATTGACAGTATACGCAATTATTTTAAGATCATCCGTATCCGGTATGACAACCGTTTTGAGCTGGAGATCAATATCGAGGAGAAGCTTTTGGGCTTGGAAGTCCCTCAGCTGATCATCCAGCCTGTAGTGGAGAATGCAGTTAAATACGGTCTGAAACCCAAAGACGGTACAGGGGTCATAGCTGTCAATGCCAAGGAAGAGGAAGGCTGTCTGGTGATCACAGTGATGGACAACGGTGTGGGGATGGAACCGGAGCGGCTGAACGCGGTACAGGAACGTCTGGAGAGCCCTGAGACAGTCAAGCACCCCAGGAGTAAACGGGCCAGTCTTGGACTCAAGAATGTGTATGACCGCATTAAGCTCATGTTTGGTGATGCTTACGGTCTGGAGATAAGCAGCTTTGAGAATATAGGAACTATGGTAAAATACCGGCTTCCCATCATAGACGGGACCAGTCCGGCAAAAGAGGATTCGGGAGGAGAGAATGTTTAA
- a CDS encoding ABC transporter substrate-binding protein: MIPWIKVKGRTKGYCLKTDTEEKSMRKKQVLFILTAILLTLSGCGARVQKGEGLVPPKGQDTEEKTELAVFYSGEDARRISVMEELCEKFMEENQDIQLISEHSGSGIYSETLKAKEAAGEFPDIFEIQDPYTFAEAGKLGVITENVGKLVEQPFTIDGNIYAVPFYKTSFGIIYNQVIFKELGLEVPRTYGEFLEVCRTLKQSGTAPLAAGGNPTETGKYWLNYYFQVDIAKEDPNWQKKKNEGRVSFQDDNVKKMLTDYQDMMNGEYMLEDSVNMNENQVIQALINQDAAMVLTAPSMVSKIWEAYPLAVESGKNTLGEELEEDPCRFRLGWFFLQDQAGEPVVVSEKGAQWAVSDTCGENAEKNQAAMRFLEFCYRKENYRKVLQTVYAIPATKEKILYPAPAVQQSFLVDYRYADKSDVYLGNEDTPENFKRSMYDVFFSVATKTMSVDTAAEKLDEYWDNMAGG; the protein is encoded by the coding sequence ATGATACCGTGGATAAAGGTGAAGGGCAGGACAAAAGGATACTGTCTGAAGACGGATACAGAGGAGAAGAGTATGAGAAAGAAACAGGTATTGTTTATACTTACGGCTATTTTATTAACTCTGTCAGGATGCGGGGCCAGGGTTCAGAAGGGCGAAGGACTGGTGCCTCCAAAGGGACAGGATACAGAGGAGAAGACAGAGCTGGCCGTATTTTATTCCGGTGAGGATGCCAGAAGAATTTCCGTGATGGAGGAATTGTGCGAAAAATTTATGGAAGAGAATCAGGATATACAGCTTATAAGTGAGCACTCCGGCAGCGGAATCTACTCGGAGACATTAAAAGCGAAGGAAGCGGCCGGAGAGTTTCCCGACATTTTTGAGATTCAGGATCCGTATACTTTTGCGGAGGCCGGAAAGCTTGGAGTCATAACAGAGAATGTGGGGAAACTGGTGGAACAGCCGTTTACCATTGATGGAAATATCTATGCTGTGCCTTTTTACAAGACTTCTTTTGGAATTATCTATAACCAGGTGATCTTTAAGGAACTGGGATTGGAAGTTCCCAGGACATACGGGGAATTTTTGGAGGTGTGCAGAACTTTAAAGCAAAGTGGTACTGCACCTTTAGCTGCGGGGGGAAATCCCACAGAGACGGGAAAATACTGGCTGAATTATTATTTTCAGGTGGATATTGCAAAAGAAGACCCAAACTGGCAGAAAAAGAAAAATGAAGGCCGGGTATCCTTTCAGGACGACAATGTAAAGAAAATGCTCACAGATTATCAGGATATGATGAATGGGGAGTATATGCTGGAAGACTCTGTAAATATGAATGAGAATCAGGTTATTCAGGCTCTGATCAACCAGGATGCTGCCATGGTACTAACGGCACCTTCTATGGTTTCAAAAATATGGGAGGCATACCCTCTGGCAGTGGAATCCGGAAAGAATACCCTAGGCGAGGAGCTGGAGGAGGATCCCTGCAGATTCCGGCTGGGTTGGTTCTTTCTGCAGGACCAGGCAGGTGAGCCTGTGGTAGTCAGTGAAAAAGGTGCACAGTGGGCAGTTTCGGACACCTGCGGGGAGAACGCGGAAAAGAACCAGGCAGCCATGAGATTCTTGGAATTTTGTTACAGGAAAGAGAACTATAGAAAAGTATTGCAGACCGTTTACGCCATCCCTGCAACTAAGGAGAAAATACTGTACCCTGCCCCGGCAGTGCAGCAGAGCTTTCTTGTGGATTACAGGTATGCAGATAAAAGCGATGTGTATCTGGGGAATGAGGATACACCGGAGAATTTCAAGCGCAGCATGTACGATGTATTTTTTTCTGTTGCAACTAAGACCATGAGTGTGGACACAGCGGCGGAAAAACTGGATGAATACTGGGACAACATGGCGGGAGGCTGA
- a CDS encoding sensor domain-containing diguanylate cyclase, producing the protein MELSDMHYSKKRKYRYPAKSRRIWIMISVLLVSCCILDLIYYKKVQDGLLEQTYSDLKKESNIARGNLESRLQAKQEWLEMIAAFCDIPDGSGTENWWDKTRQFCSEDYRLEMGDTQGNIYYGDHQSGYVGDKPYYREIIAGKRSISGIQSMGYQDQNSIVVGVPIFRDGKVEGAVCAEYTVSSLGNLINGSEMSQYGANLVFTPEGKLAASYSGMEHFETVYEMLETMEYKKQGEVRQFRKSIEAGESGYLIYYNEGKMRLLYYQPVGIRDWAIATLVVTDSYEKIFNDLRSMSIVILLATTVLIMAAAILTAYALKVRRKEIEKVKKDALTGVFTREAALQMIQKEFGKKDGGNYRVCMFLDIDHFKEINDTYGHDAGDRVLIESGAILKRCLRNTDIVSRYGGDEFCIWVYGEADSTVLVNIANRILGEFRKIGSVSVSIGIAAAKQKESDYLEVLKRADQALYKAKRQGRNQYVLDYSKEET; encoded by the coding sequence ATGGAATTGTCAGATATGCATTACAGTAAAAAAAGAAAATACAGATATCCCGCAAAAAGCCGAAGAATCTGGATCATGATTTCCGTTTTGCTGGTATCCTGTTGTATCCTGGATCTGATCTATTATAAAAAGGTACAGGATGGACTTTTGGAACAGACATACAGTGATCTGAAAAAGGAAAGTAATATCGCCCGGGGGAATCTGGAAAGCCGTTTACAGGCAAAACAGGAATGGCTGGAGATGATAGCAGCGTTTTGTGATATACCGGACGGTTCAGGAACCGAAAACTGGTGGGATAAGACCAGGCAGTTCTGCTCAGAAGATTACAGACTGGAAATGGGAGATACGCAGGGCAATATATATTACGGAGACCACCAGTCAGGCTATGTTGGGGATAAACCGTATTACCGGGAAATTATAGCCGGAAAAAGAAGTATATCCGGAATCCAGTCCATGGGATATCAGGATCAGAATAGTATTGTAGTGGGGGTTCCCATCTTCCGGGACGGGAAAGTGGAAGGTGCCGTATGCGCGGAATATACAGTGAGCAGCCTGGGAAATCTGATCAACGGCTCGGAAATGAGTCAATACGGGGCGAATCTTGTATTTACCCCCGAGGGCAAACTGGCTGCATCCTACAGCGGGATGGAACATTTTGAGACGGTTTATGAAATGCTGGAAACCATGGAATATAAAAAACAGGGTGAAGTCCGGCAGTTCAGAAAGAGTATAGAAGCCGGGGAATCGGGATATCTGATATATTATAACGAGGGTAAGATGCGTCTTCTCTATTATCAGCCTGTGGGGATCAGGGACTGGGCAATAGCTACCCTGGTTGTCACAGACAGTTATGAGAAGATTTTCAATGATTTAAGGAGCATGTCCATTGTTATCCTGTTGGCAACCACTGTCCTGATCATGGCTGCCGCTATTCTCACGGCTTACGCGCTGAAGGTAAGGCGTAAGGAGATCGAGAAGGTGAAAAAGGATGCCCTGACAGGAGTTTTCACCAGAGAGGCCGCGCTTCAGATGATACAAAAAGAGTTTGGAAAAAAGGACGGCGGGAATTATAGGGTGTGCATGTTCCTGGATATAGACCATTTCAAAGAAATCAATGATACATATGGGCATGATGCCGGTGACAGAGTCCTGATCGAATCAGGGGCAATTTTAAAAAGATGTCTGAGAAATACAGATATCGTGAGCAGATACGGCGGTGATGAATTCTGTATATGGGTCTATGGTGAGGCGGACAGCACTGTGCTTGTGAACATTGCCAACAGGATCCTGGGGGAATTCCGTAAAATCGGCTCTGTGAGTGTCAGCATCGGGATTGCTGCGGCAAAACAGAAGGAGTCTGATTACCTGGAGGTTCTAAAACGGGCGGATCAGGCCCTGTATAAGGCAAAAAGGCAGGGCAGGAATCAGTATGTTTTGGATTATTCAAAAGAGGAGACATGA
- a CDS encoding DMT family transporter, with translation MKKKTGYIYLFITFFIWGSIYVVSKFALDVMAPFMLLLVRYLVSVAALAVLLKLRGTRKKVKKGDWKYILIVGALGYFVSIGCQVIGTNLLDASLASLINAMNPISISILAVIFLGEKIYIKDVVSIAVSLVGVYIILGAGGGSISVAGVLASVCSVLLWSGASVAIRRISGGYDPVQIALYGMAVALLLNIPAAGVEAVSVHSTFTAKAVWSCIYLGIVGTAVAHTLWNMSLKLLDASVCSMFYPLQPLTSAVLGIFFLHEVITWNFVVGGLLICAGVLITVLFTAGKKQQREVTGGVKQKEKLE, from the coding sequence ATGAAAAAGAAAACAGGATATATCTATTTGTTTATTACATTTTTTATATGGGGCAGCATCTACGTGGTGAGCAAATTTGCCCTTGACGTTATGGCGCCTTTTATGCTGCTTCTTGTCAGGTATCTGGTCTCAGTGGCAGCTCTTGCCGTGCTGCTCAAACTGCGGGGAACCAGGAAAAAGGTGAAGAAGGGAGACTGGAAATATATTCTGATCGTAGGCGCTCTGGGATATTTTGTCTCCATTGGCTGTCAGGTCATAGGAACAAATCTTCTTGATGCCTCCCTGGCTTCTCTGATCAATGCCATGAATCCAATCTCCATTTCTATACTGGCTGTGATATTTCTGGGAGAAAAGATATATATAAAAGATGTGGTGAGTATTGCGGTATCCCTTGTGGGGGTTTACATAATATTGGGAGCAGGAGGAGGCAGTATCAGTGTCGCAGGCGTGCTGGCCTCAGTATGCTCCGTGCTTTTGTGGTCAGGGGCATCTGTGGCTATCCGGAGGATCTCCGGTGGTTACGATCCTGTCCAGATCGCGCTGTACGGAATGGCTGTTGCGCTTCTTTTAAACATTCCGGCTGCTGGAGTGGAGGCGGTGAGTGTACACAGCACCTTTACTGCCAAAGCTGTCTGGTCCTGCATTTATCTGGGAATTGTGGGGACAGCGGTTGCGCATACCTTATGGAATATGAGCCTGAAGCTTCTGGATGCCAGCGTGTGTTCCATGTTTTATCCTCTGCAGCCCTTGACCTCTGCAGTGCTGGGGATTTTCTTTCTGCACGAGGTGATCACGTGGAACTTTGTGGTGGGAGGCCTGCTTATCTGCGCAGGTGTGCTGATCACAGTTCTCTTTACAGCAGGGAAAAAGCAGCAAAGAGAAGTAACCGGCGGTGTGAAACAGAAAGAAAAGTTGGAGTGA
- a CDS encoding LytR/AlgR family response regulator transcription factor encodes MQIAIVEDIENDSRELIKMLKSYFQNKNISADWTCYSSGQDFLDSHYPGRYDLVFLDIYMDGINGMDTARKIRQTDTSCSLIFFTTSYVHAVESYEVNASYYLTKPLKKEALEKALDIVCCPFEKNSQYITLTAKGNLKTKILLGDILYVDCIARHTYVHLLDKQIMVYDPIAAVLDTLAGDSRFLSCNRNIMVNMDWIDSVPSDEFLLKNNEHVPIRQRGRKALKRAFLEYSLKDLRREEDI; translated from the coding sequence ATGCAGATAGCTATAGTTGAAGACATAGAAAACGACAGCCGGGAACTGATCAAAATGCTGAAATCCTACTTTCAGAATAAAAACATATCTGCTGACTGGACATGCTATTCCTCCGGTCAGGATTTTCTTGATTCCCATTACCCGGGACGATATGACCTCGTTTTCCTGGATATCTATATGGACGGTATAAACGGCATGGACACAGCCAGAAAGATCCGGCAGACAGACACCTCCTGCTCCCTTATCTTCTTCACTACCAGTTATGTACATGCAGTGGAAAGTTATGAGGTAAATGCATCTTATTATCTGACCAAACCTCTGAAAAAAGAGGCCCTGGAGAAGGCCCTTGACATTGTCTGCTGCCCCTTTGAAAAAAACAGCCAGTACATAACACTTACGGCAAAAGGAAACCTTAAAACAAAAATTCTGCTGGGTGATATTCTTTATGTTGATTGTATTGCCAGGCACACCTATGTTCATCTTTTGGACAAACAGATCATGGTTTATGACCCCATTGCCGCTGTTCTGGACACCCTTGCCGGGGATTCCCGTTTTTTATCCTGTAACCGAAATATCATGGTCAATATGGACTGGATAGACAGCGTACCTTCCGATGAATTTCTCCTGAAAAACAACGAACATGTACCGATCCGCCAGCGGGGAAGAAAAGCTTTGAAAAGAGCCTTTCTTGAATACTCCCTGAAAGATCTCCGAAGAGAGGAGGATATATGA
- a CDS encoding GHKL domain-containing protein, which translates to MKNAKKLFLLGVIPFFILIASLFMFRLLYRYDNKYTRNGALPICGVLSLSEGELAQDPLRYLIREWEFYPNVSFSPETFAKRPADTYRQYVSVGQYGGMETGNYINSPHGCCTYRLTLHLPPGLRSYALELPEIYSSYSLYLDNELLLQSGNPAPHAYKPAINNRMVIFQSEGTAVLLLAVTDYSWIYSGMVYPPAFGTVDAVSSARETRHMLRIASLLLASFGVFLSLYIGVRARWNKGFLYALLCLCHIGYTAFPLLHGFFTTGVQPWYTLNLTCFYFILLLVVILQSRLCSLKGVFSIPWITVCSLGTVISLAVGIFASRMSVSMLTGFSFISGLLKYGTALYLLITSAMAFILQKKYSLLLLYTSVIFAAALLSDRFMSMYEPVYGGRFVEIGGAALMVGLFCVLCGNLAEAYRRSLTMQEEHRQMERQLAMQKDHYLQLTEQINAARTASHDLRHHMRTLRGLADKESLEGIRRYLAEYEPSKEVHDVVTYSNNPAADAILHYYSTAAAQIHADFDAVLLLPEGLDFTDADLCILLGNLMENAVEACSRQKTGRRFIILKGKTSRKQLRLVADNSFDGVIRQKDGHYYSSKRKGMGLGIQSVQAVVERHGGLVSFEAKDNIFQVSVLIPLDH; encoded by the coding sequence ATGAAAAACGCTAAAAAGCTGTTTCTTCTCGGAGTCATTCCTTTTTTCATTCTGATCGCTTCGCTTTTTATGTTCAGACTGCTGTACCGATATGACAATAAATATACACGAAATGGTGCCCTGCCGATCTGCGGCGTCCTCTCTCTGTCTGAGGGTGAGCTTGCCCAAGATCCCCTGCGCTACCTGATCCGCGAATGGGAGTTTTATCCCAATGTGAGCTTTTCACCTGAAACCTTTGCCAAAAGGCCGGCAGATACTTACCGGCAGTATGTATCCGTAGGACAGTACGGAGGAATGGAGACAGGAAATTATATTAATTCTCCTCACGGATGCTGTACTTACCGCCTCACCCTGCATCTTCCTCCCGGTCTCCGCTCATATGCGCTGGAGCTTCCGGAAATCTACTCCTCCTACAGTCTTTACCTGGACAATGAACTGCTTCTGCAATCAGGAAATCCGGCGCCTCACGCCTACAAACCTGCCATCAACAACCGCATGGTCATTTTCCAGAGCGAAGGAACCGCTGTCCTCCTTCTGGCTGTCACTGACTATTCCTGGATATACAGCGGAATGGTCTATCCACCAGCCTTCGGAACGGTCGATGCGGTGAGCAGCGCCAGGGAAACACGGCATATGCTGCGCATTGCCTCTCTGCTTTTGGCCTCTTTTGGTGTATTTCTGTCCCTTTACATAGGAGTCCGCGCCCGGTGGAACAAAGGGTTTTTGTACGCCCTGCTGTGCCTGTGCCATATTGGGTATACGGCCTTTCCCCTGCTGCACGGCTTTTTCACCACCGGGGTACAGCCCTGGTACACACTGAATCTGACCTGTTTTTATTTTATTCTACTGCTGGTAGTGATACTGCAGAGCCGCCTCTGCAGTCTGAAGGGTGTATTTTCCATCCCATGGATCACCGTCTGCTCCTTGGGAACCGTAATCTCCCTGGCTGTGGGTATCTTTGCTTCCCGCATGAGTGTCAGTATGCTCACAGGCTTTTCCTTTATTTCGGGCCTGTTAAAATACGGAACTGCCCTCTACCTTCTCATCACTTCAGCCATGGCATTCATTCTGCAGAAAAAATATTCGCTCCTGCTGCTCTACACCTCAGTAATATTTGCCGCAGCTCTTCTTTCGGACCGGTTTATGTCCATGTATGAGCCTGTATACGGCGGACGGTTTGTAGAGATTGGCGGGGCAGCCCTCATGGTTGGTCTCTTCTGTGTACTGTGCGGCAATCTTGCGGAGGCATACCGCCGCAGCCTTACCATGCAGGAGGAACACCGGCAGATGGAACGTCAGCTCGCCATGCAGAAAGATCACTATCTGCAGCTAACGGAGCAGATCAATGCCGCAAGGACCGCATCCCATGACCTGCGGCATCATATGCGCACACTTCGGGGCCTGGCAGACAAGGAGTCCCTGGAAGGCATCCGGAGATATCTGGCAGAATATGAGCCTTCCAAAGAAGTACACGACGTAGTCACATACTCTAACAATCCTGCGGCAGATGCCATTCTGCATTACTACTCCACCGCGGCGGCCCAGATCCATGCCGACTTTGACGCCGTTCTTCTTCTGCCTGAAGGGTTAGACTTTACGGATGCGGATTTATGCATTTTACTGGGAAATCTCATGGAAAATGCTGTGGAAGCCTGCTCCCGTCAGAAGACAGGAAGGCGCTTCATCATTCTGAAAGGCAAGACAAGCCGGAAGCAGCTTCGTCTTGTTGCAGACAATAGCTTTGACGGGGTCATCCGTCAAAAAGACGGCCATTATTACTCCTCCAAAAGAAAAGGAATGGGCCTGGGAATCCAATCCGTGCAGGCCGTGGTGGAGCGGCATGGGGGACTGGTCAGCTTTGAGGCAAAAGATAATATTTTCCAGGTATCTGTATTGATTCCCCTGGACCATTAA
- a CDS encoding NUDIX hydrolase, whose protein sequence is MEILDIVDESGSPTGETIDRETAHAKGILHRTAHVWLLRRRNGRTEVLLQKRSRDKDSHPGCYDISSAGHIPAGVDFIPSALRELKEELGVDARAEDLVFCGRRRIFHRDVFYGRDFVDNQVSNIYCMWTDIEPEQMRLQREEVEEVKWMDLDLCREMVRTNGIPHCIYMEELDMLP, encoded by the coding sequence ATGGAAATATTGGATATTGTAGATGAATCAGGCAGTCCCACAGGGGAGACCATTGACAGGGAGACTGCCCATGCAAAAGGGATCCTGCACCGCACCGCTCACGTGTGGCTTCTTCGCAGACGCAATGGCAGGACAGAGGTACTGCTTCAGAAACGGAGCAGGGATAAGGATTCTCATCCCGGATGTTATGACATTTCAAGTGCGGGGCATATACCCGCGGGTGTGGATTTTATTCCCTCTGCGCTCAGAGAACTGAAAGAGGAGCTGGGAGTAGATGCCCGCGCGGAGGATCTGGTTTTCTGTGGCAGGAGAAGGATTTTTCACAGGGATGTGTTTTACGGCAGGGATTTTGTGGATAACCAGGTCAGTAATATCTACTGTATGTGGACAGACATAGAACCGGAGCAGATGAGGCTTCAGAGAGAAGAGGTGGAGGAAGTAAAATGGATGGATCTTGATCTTTGCAGAGAAATGGTCAGGACAAACGGCATTCCCCACTGTATTTACATGGAAGAACTGGATATGCTGCCCTGA